In one Phycisphaerae bacterium genomic region, the following are encoded:
- a CDS encoding helix-turn-helix transcriptional regulator, which produces MADGYGKVLVGDYTGQARSGEIYLVGPGVPHSFYTVQSPPVASPGMEFCVINADLERFANAMPGLAELTDLLETSRRGILFGDQTGTKVREILRRSSAAEGVGLAALTLEVLDVLAKATDGRQLVSPRCRMEINDREYRRVNAATQYLHQCYRRPVRLADVAARSHVSQPMLCRLFRRALGKTVVEYLNELRIDHACRLLAETDLPITAVAFDVGYNSLSNFNRMFMRLKQTTPRQFRNHSGPATRGRSDAIA; this is translated from the coding sequence GTGGCTGATGGATATGGCAAGGTCCTCGTCGGCGACTACACCGGCCAGGCCCGCAGTGGCGAGATCTATCTGGTCGGGCCGGGTGTCCCCCATTCGTTCTACACCGTCCAAAGCCCTCCCGTCGCCAGCCCGGGCATGGAGTTCTGCGTCATCAACGCCGACCTCGAGAGGTTCGCCAACGCCATGCCGGGCCTGGCCGAGCTGACCGATCTGCTCGAGACCTCGCGACGAGGCATTCTTTTTGGCGATCAGACCGGCACAAAGGTCCGTGAGATACTGAGACGTTCCTCCGCAGCCGAAGGCGTTGGTCTGGCCGCCTTGACCCTCGAAGTCCTCGACGTGTTGGCCAAAGCGACCGACGGCCGGCAACTGGTAAGCCCCCGCTGCCGGATGGAGATTAACGACCGCGAGTATCGGAGAGTCAACGCCGCCACGCAGTACCTGCACCAGTGCTATCGGCGCCCGGTGCGCCTCGCCGACGTGGCCGCCCGGTCGCACGTCAGCCAGCCGATGCTCTGTCGCCTGTTCCGGCGGGCGCTGGGCAAGACGGTGGTCGAGTATCTCAACGAGCTGCGCATCGACCACGCCTGCCGACTCCTGGCCGAAACCGACCTTCCCATCACCGCCGTCGCCTTCGACGTCGGCTACAACTCCCTCTCGAACTTCAACCGCATGTTCATGCGGCTAAAGCAAACGACTCCCAGGCAATTCCGCAACCACAGCGGGCCGGCAACAAGAGGACGATCAGACGCCATCGCCTGA